Proteins from a genomic interval of Quercus lobata isolate SW786 chromosome 11, ValleyOak3.0 Primary Assembly, whole genome shotgun sequence:
- the LOC115968985 gene encoding DNA replication licensing factor MCM4 gives MASDSSPANFNGPTSPDDSYSSPIGNTFSSPGDARRRSRRRSTTPSAFATPPPNQSRFATSDANPALTPTPSSRRGGRRGGRRATSTTPVNAAGTPTSTDDAPASSEGGEGYDADDARPTFVWGTNISVEDVNEAIYRFLKHFRDSSTASQSEDGLLREGKYEIAIKRVIEIEGESLDVNARDVFDYDPDLYTKMVRYPLEVLAIFDIVLMNMVGRINPLFEKHIQTRIFNLKSSTSMRNLNPSDVERMVSLKGMIIRSSSIIPEIREAIFRCLVCGYYSDPVVINRGQITEPKICLKEECQARDSMTLVHNRCRFTDKQIVRLQETPDEIPEGGTPHTVSLLMHDKLVDTGKPGDRVEVTGIYRAMTVRVGPAQRTVKSLFKTYIDCLHIKKTDKSRMLAEDPTMDVDNPTGRNVEDISFDEEKVEQLKELSKLPDIYDRLTRSLAPNIWELDDVKKGLLCQLFGGNALKLASGASFRGDINILLVGDPGTSKSQLLQYIHKLSPRGIYTSGRGSSAVGLTAYVAKDPETGETVLESGALVLSDRGICCIDEFDKMSDNARSMLHEVMEQQTVSIAKAGIIASLNARTSVLACANPSGSRYNPRLSVIDNIHLPPTLLSRFDLIYLLLDKADEQTDRRLAKHIVALHFENPESLEQDVLDLSTLTTYVSYARKHIHPQLSDEAAEELTQGYVELRRRGNFPGSSKKVITATPRQIESLIRLSEALARIRFSEWVEKSDVMEAFRLLEVAMQQSATDHSTGTIDMDLITTGVSASERMRRENVLSAIRSIIMEKMQLGGPSMRLLELLEELKKQSPGPEVHLHDLRNAVSTLASEGFVSLHGDTVKRV, from the exons ATGGCTTCTGATTCCTCTCCCGCCAATTTCAAcg GACCGACCTCTCCCGATGACTCCTACTCTAGCCCAATCGGCAACACCTTCTCATCCCCCGGCGACGCCAGGCGGCGGAGCCGTCGCCGATCTACCACTCCTTCGGCATTTGCAACGCCGCCGCCGAACCAATCCCGATTCGCCACCTCGGATGCAAACCCAGCCCTAACCCCAACCCCTTCTTCTCGCCGCGGTGGCCGGCGTGGAGGGAGAAGAGCTACTTCAACCACTCCTGTTAATGCCGCCGGCACTCCCACTTCCACCGACGACGCGCCGGCCTCCTCCGAGGGCGGTGAGGGCTACGACGCCGACGATGCTCGGCCGACGTTTGTTTGGGGGACGAATATAAGCGTGGAGGATGTGAACGAGGCGATTTATCGGTTTCTGAAGCATTTCCGGGACAGTTCCACGGCGTCTCAGTCGGAAGATGGGTTGCTCAGGGAAGGGAAGTATGAGATTGCGATCAAAAGGGTCATTGAAATTGAGGGAGAATCGCTCGATGTCAATGCACGCGACGTGTTTGATTATGATCCTGACTTGTACACCAAGATGGTTAGGTACCCACTCGAAGTGCTCGCGATTTTCGACATTGTTTTGATGAACATGGTGGGGCGAATTAACCCCTTGTTTGAAAAGCACATTCAAACTCGGATTTTCAATCTCAAGAGCTCCACTTCAATGAGAAATCTTAACCCATCTG ATGTTGAGAGGATGGTATCTCTAAAGGGTATGATTATTCGAAGTAGCTCGATAATTCCCGAGATTCGGGAAGCTATATTTAGGTGCCTTGTGTGTGGTTACTACTCAGACCCTGTTGTTATAAATAGAG GACAAATAACTGAACCCAAGATATGCTTGAAGGAGGAGTGTCAAGCTAGGGACTCCATGACACTGGTTCACAACCGATGCAG GTTTACGGATAAGCAGATTGTGAGGCTTCAGGAAACCCCTGATGAGATCCCTGAAGGAGGAACACCACATACAGTGAGCTTGTTGATGCATGACAAGTTGGTAGACACTGGAAAGCCAGGTGACAGAGTTGAG GTTACTGGGATTTACAGGGCTATGACTGTTAGAGTTGGACCAGCACAGAGGACTGTAAAGTCATTATTTAAG ACTTATATTGATTGTCTTCATATAAAGAAAACTGACAAGTCAAGAATGCTGGCTGAGGATCCCACCATGGATGTTGACAATCCAACAGGCAGAAATGTGGAAGATATCTCTTTTGACGAAGAGAAG GTGGAGCAATTGAAAGAACTGTCAAAACTGCCTGATATATATGATAGACTAACCAGGTCGTTGGCACCAAACATCTGGGAGCTAGATGACGTGAAGAAAGGCCTTCTCTGTCAG CTTTTTGGTGGAAATGCTTTGAAGTTGGCATCTGGTGCTAGCTTCCGTGGAGACATCAATATCCTTCTTGTTGGTGATCCTGGAACCAGCAAGTCCCAGCTGCTGCAGTACATACACAAGCTATCACCCCGTGGCATTTACACCAGTGGGAGGGGAAGCTCTGCTGTTGGGTTGACTGCTTATGTTGCCAAAGATCCTGAAACAGGGGAAACT GTTCTGGAGAGTGGAGCCTTAGTTTTAAGTGACAGGGGCATTTGCTGCATTGATGAATTTGACAAAATGTCTGACAATGCAAGGAGCATGTTACACGAG GTTATGGAACAACAAACCGTGTCAATAGCTAAGGCGGGAATTATTGCATCCCTTAATGCTAGGACTTCAGTATTGGCTTGTGCAAATCCAAGTGGTTCCCGCTATAATCCTCGCTTGTCTGTGATTGACAACATACACCTTCCTCCTACCTTATTATCCAG gtttgatttgatttacttACTTCTTGATAAGGCTGATGAGCAGACAGATAGGCGCCTTGCCAAGCATATTGTTGCATTGCACTTTGAGAATCCTGAG AGTTTAGAACAGGATGTCTTGGACCTTTCTACGTTAACTACATATGTGAGCTATGCCCGGAAGCATATTCACCCGCAGTTATCTGATGAAGCCGCCGAAGAGTTGACTCAAGGGTATGTTGAGCTGAGGAGGAGAGGAAATTTCCCAGGAAGTAGCAAAAAG GTGATAACAGCAACACCTAGGCAGATTGAGAGTTTGATACGCCTTAGTGAAGCCCTTGCTCGAATTCGATTCTCAGAATGG GTTGAAAAGAGTGATGTAATGGAGGCATTTCGGCTTCTGGAAGTTGCAATGCAACAGTCAGCAACAGATCACTCTACTG gaACCATTGACATGGATCTTATCACTACGGGAGTTTCGGCGAGTGAAAGGATGAGACGAGAGAATGTATTATCAGCAATTCGCAGCATTATTATGGAGAAGATGCAGCTTGGGGGGCCCTCAATGCGCTTGTTGGAG TTGCTGGAAGAGTTGAAGAAGCAGAGCCCTGGCCCTGAAGTTCACCTCCATGAT CTTAGGAATGCAGTTTCAACTCTCGCAAGTGAGGGATTTGTATCTCTCCATGGTGACACTGTGAAAAGAGTATGA